One genomic window of Pelecanus crispus isolate bPelCri1 chromosome 18, bPelCri1.pri, whole genome shotgun sequence includes the following:
- the LOC142595257 gene encoding feather keratin Cos1-1/Cos1-3/Cos2-1-like, translating into MKGRYKRQRKCLLSHPLLLPPSAWQPDMSCYSPCLPCQPCGPTPLANSCNEPCVRQCQNSTVVIEPSPVVVTLPGPILSSFPQNTVVGSSTSAAVGSILSSQGVPISSGGFDLSCITNRYCGRRCLPC; encoded by the exons ATGAAGGGCAGGTATAAAAGGCAGCGCAAGTGCCTgctctctcatccacttctcttgcctccttctgcttggcaaccag acatgtcctgctacagcccgtgcctgccctgccagccctgcggcccgaccccactggccaacagctgcaacgagccctgtgtcaggcagtgccagaactccaccgtcgtcattgagccctctcctgtggtggtgaccctgcccggacccatcctcagctccttcccgcagaacaccgttgtgggctcctccacctctgctgctgttggcagcatcctcagctctcaGGGAGTGCCTATCTCCTCTGGGGGCTTTGACCTCTCCTGCATTACCAACCGctactgtggcagaaggtgcctcCCCTGTTAA
- the LOC142595178 gene encoding feather keratin Cos1-1/Cos1-3/Cos2-1-like, translating into MKGRYKRQRKCLLSHPLLLPPSAWQLDMSCYSPCLPCRPCGPTPLANSCNEPCVRQCQNSTVVIQPSPVVVTLPGPILSSFPQNTVVGSSTSAAVGSILSSEGVPISSGGFGLSGITSRYCGRMCLPC; encoded by the exons ATGAAGGGCAGGTATAAAAGGCAGCGCAAGTGCCTgctctctcatccacttctcttgcctccttctgcttggcaactag acatgtcctgctacagcccgtgcctgccctgccggccctgcggcccgaccccactggccaacagctgcaacgagccctgtgtcaggcagtgccagaactccaccgtcgtcatccagccctcccccgtggtggtgaccctgcccggacccatcctcagctccttcccgcagaacaccgttgtgggctcctccacctctgctgctgttggcagcatcctcagctctgagggagtgcccatctcctctgggggCTTTGGCCTCTCTGGCATTACCAGCCGCTACTGTGGCAGAATGTGCCTTCCCTGTTAA
- the LOC142595258 gene encoding feather keratin Cos1-1/Cos1-3/Cos2-1-like has product MSCYDQCLPCRPCGPTPLANSCNEPCVRQCQNSTVVIEPSPVVVTLPGPILSSFPQNTVVGSSTSAAVGSILSSQGVPISSGGFDLSCITNRYCGRRCPPC; this is encoded by the coding sequence atgtcctgctacgaccagtgcctgccctgccggccctgcggcccgaccccgctggccaacagctgcaacgagccctgcgtcaggcagtgccagaactccaccgtcgtcattgagccctctcctgtggtggtgaccctgcccggacccatcctcagctccttcccgcagaacaccgttgtgggctcctccacctctgctgctgttggcagcatcctcagctctcagggagtgcccatctcctctgggggctttgacctctcctgcattaccaaccgctactgtggcagaaggtgcccTCCCTGCTAA